In Streptomyces pluripotens, the genomic window CTGACGGATGGCACCACGATCACTGCCACCGCCTGGGGAGACACCCTGTGGTACCGCACCGAGCCCGGCCGGAGCACGGTCGTCGCCTCCGAGCCGTACGACGACGATCCGCTCTGGCAGGAGGTACCCGACCGCACCCTGCTCACCGCGAGCCGCGCCGGCGTGCTGCTCGCCCCGCTGGAGGATTCAGCGGCCGTCCCGAAGGAGCCCTGTACGTGAGTCCCCTGCACGTCACCCGCACCCTCCCCGAGGACGCGACGGACGCCGCGCTGCGCGCAGACGTCCTGCACGGCCTCACCGAGATGCCCAAGTGGCTGCCGCCCAAGTGGTTCTACGACGCGCGCGGCAGTGAGCTGTTCGAGCAGATCACCGAACTACCCGAGTACTACCCCACTCGCGCCGAACGAGAGATCCTCGCCACCCGTTCCGGCGAGATCGCCGCCGCCAGCGGTGCCCGCACCCTCGTCGAACTGGGCTCGGGCTCCTCGGAGAAGACCCGCTACCTGATCGACGCGCTCACTCCACTCGCCTCCTATGTCCCCGTGGACGTCAGCGAGAGCGCCCTCACGCAGGCCGGACGGGCGCTCATCGCGGACCTACCGGGCCTGGACGTCCACGCCGTGATCGCCGACTTCACCGCACCCCTCGCGCTGCCGGCGACACCCGGACCCCGCCTGCTGGCCTTCCTCGGCGGCACCATCGGCAATCTGCTGCCCGCCGAGCGTGCCGCGTTCCTCGCCTCCGTGCGCACCCTGCTCGCTCCGGGCGACGGGCTGCTGCTCGGCACGGACCTGGTCAAGGACGAGGACGTCCTGGTCCGGGCGTACGACGACGCGGCCGGGGTGACGGCCGCGTTCAACAAGAACGTGCTGACCGTCGTCAACCGCGAACTCGGCGCCGACTTCGACCCGGACGCCTTCGACCACCGGGCGCTGTGGAACGCGGAGCGGGAGTGGATCGAGATGCGGCTGCGTTCCCGCACCGCGCAGACGGTGAAGGTGCCGGCGCTGGACCTCGCCGTGCACTTCGCAGCGGACGAGGAACTGCGCACCGAAGTGTCCGCGAAATTCCACAAGCAGCGAGTCATCACCGAACTGGCTGCTGCCGGACTGGCATTGACTGACTGGTGGACGGACACACAGGGCCGGTTTGCGCTGTCGCTGAGCGTAGTGCGGTAGTGCGGTAGTGCGGTGGGTCAGCCCAGATCCGGAGCGAGCGCCTCGGTGATCTTCTTCGAGGCGCGGCGCGCCTCGGTCTGCGGGTCCGCTCCGTCGAGCACCCGGGTCATGTACTTCTTGATCGGGTTGTCGGCCTCGACATCGGCCCATTGAGGGGTGTGGGGGGTCGCCCGGCCGTGAGCCGCGCCCGCGGCCATGGCGGCGACCCCCTCCTCACCCGCGACCGCTCCGGCCAGCGTGGTCTTGTTGGGCACGTAGTTCATGGTGCGGGCGAGTTCGGTGTCCCATTTGGCGCCGGTGAGCGCCCCGACGACGGCCGTCGCGGCGAACTGGTCCTTGGTGTGCTGCGAGATGACGAGGTCGGAGCCGCCGGTGAACACGGTGCCGGGCCGTGCTGCGGTCTTGCCGGGTACCGGGAAGAAGCCGAGTTTGCCCTTCAGATCCGGGTTCTGCTGCACGATCGAGCGGGCGAGTCCGGGTACGGCGACGATCTGTGCCACCTTGCCGTCCGCGAACACCCCGGCCTGGGGCGGGTGTTCCTCATCGGCGTCCACCGGCCCCGCACCCAGCGCCTGCAGCCGCCGGTAGAAGTCCATCCCGCGCAGGGCGGCCGGCGTGTCCAGAGTGCCCTTCCACTCGTAGTCCTTCTCCTGGGCCAGGTCGCCGCCCTCGTCCCAGATGAAGCCGGAGAGGGTGTACCAGTCCTGTCCAGCGAGGTAGATGCCTTGGGTGCCGCCGGAATCGAGCTTCCCGGTGTCGGCGAGCCATTCGTCGCGGTTCTTCGGCGGACGGGTGATGCCGGCCTGCTCGAACAGGTCCTTGCGGTAGATGACCACACGGTTGGCCCCGTACCAGGGTATGCCGTACTGCCTGTTGCCGTCCTTGCCGGGCTGCGCGAGACCGGGCAGCCACTTCTCCATGCCCCAGTCCCGCATCGATTCCAGCGTGAGGTCCACCAGCCGGCCGCCGTCCGCGTACAGCGGCACCTGGGTGTTGCCGACCTCGATGACATCCGGGCCGTTCCCGGAGTCATCCTTGAGCGCCGTGCGAACCTTCTCGACGATGCCGGTCCATTCCTGGATGCGGATGTCGAGCCGCAGGTTCTTGTGAGTGCGTTCGAAGTCCTCGGTGAAGCGCTCCAGGAACTGCTTGGAGGCGCTGCCCTTCATCAGCCACACGGTGACGGTCTCGCGTTTCTGAGCGCTGGGAAGCATCCCGCAGGCACTGACGAGGGAACCGGTGATGCAGATGAGGGCGAGCAGGCGACGTCTCACGAAGGGTCCTGTTCTGTCTGACGGGGGTGGCGCGGACAGGGGGTGGGGGCCCGACGTGGGGGGACGAGCACGCATGCTCGTACGGGTGTGGTGGATTTTGGTATGGACCAACGCGGAGGGTCAAGGGCTGCCACGGGGCCTACCTGGACGCCGTGCGGTCCGAGCGCGGATGCGGCACGGTGGAATGCGGCGCGTCTCGTCGGTCCCACCCGTCAGGCCGGTTCGCCGGTCACGCCGGACGCGGGGCAGGCACCGGCACGCCGAACAGCCTCCGGGCGGAGAGGAACATCCCCATGACCAACCACACCTACCGGGTCACCGAGATCGTCGGCACCTCGCACGAGGGCGTCGACCAGGCCATCCGCAACGGCATCGCCCGCGCCGGCCAGACCCTGCGCAACCTGGACTGGTTCGAGGTGACCCAGGTCCGCGGCCAGATCGAGGACGGGCGGATCGAGCACTACCAGGTCGGCCTGAAGGTGGGCTTCCGCATCGAGGACGGGGACTGACCCACCGGAGGACGTCAGGTCCGGCCCTCCCGCTCCTGCGCCGCTTCCAGCGCTGCCGACTTCGCAGCCCAGCGGGCCCGTACGACGGTGAACCCGGCACGCTCCGCGTCGCCGCACACCAGTTCGTCATCGTCCACGAAAAGCCGGACCTCGCGGTCGCGGGCGAGTCGGCGCAGGATCTCCAGCTTGGTGAACCGCGCCGGCCTGCGATCGGCGTTGCCCCGCATGTACAAGCGTCCGCCGGGCAACCCGTGCCTGGCGAGCCACTCCAGCGTGTCCCGGCGGCAGCACTCGGGGCGACCCGTGAGGTACACGACCTCGCACTCGCGGGCGCTGTCCACCACAAGCGCCACCCCCTCGGGCATGGGCGGATCCCCGGGCGCGGCAGCGAAGAACGCAGCCCAGTCACGTGGCCGCGCCCGGAGGAAGTGCTGCCGGTGGGCCGTGTCGGCCAGGGTGTTGTCCAGGTCGAACACGGCGAGGGGCCGTCCGCTGCTGTCCGTCACCCTGTCACCCTACGGGCTTGCAGACCACCGCTCTCTTCGCGCTGGACCGCTGACGGCCCGAGGTGCGAACCGGGAAGGGGCCGGTGACCCTGGGAAGGCGAACCTCAAGCGATGAGGAGGGCTGCCATGTCCCTCATGGACAAGATCAAGGGCATGCTCAAGGGCCATGAGGAGATGGTCGACAAGGGCATCGATGCGGTCGGCGACTCCACCGACCGGCGCACCGGGAACGCGTACCAGTCCCAGGTCGACACCGCACAGGACAGGCTGAGGGACGCGTTCGGTACCCGGCGGGAGCAACCCCCGCAGTCCTGACGAACCGGGGGCGGTCTAGAATCGCGGAGTTTGTCCCCCTCCCGGTCGGCCCGTACGGAGTGTCCCCCGATGCACAGCCCCCATGACACGTACGTCCGCGTGCGCGGCGCGCGCGAGCACAACCTCAAGGGCGTCGACGTGGACATCCCGCGGGACGTACTCGCCGTG contains:
- a CDS encoding antitoxin, with the protein product MSLMDKIKGMLKGHEEMVDKGIDAVGDSTDRRTGNAYQSQVDTAQDRLRDAFGTRREQPPQS
- the egtD gene encoding L-histidine N(alpha)-methyltransferase encodes the protein MSPLHVTRTLPEDATDAALRADVLHGLTEMPKWLPPKWFYDARGSELFEQITELPEYYPTRAEREILATRSGEIAAASGARTLVELGSGSSEKTRYLIDALTPLASYVPVDVSESALTQAGRALIADLPGLDVHAVIADFTAPLALPATPGPRLLAFLGGTIGNLLPAERAAFLASVRTLLAPGDGLLLGTDLVKDEDVLVRAYDDAAGVTAAFNKNVLTVVNRELGADFDPDAFDHRALWNAEREWIEMRLRSRTAQTVKVPALDLAVHFAADEELRTEVSAKFHKQRVITELAAAGLALTDWWTDTQGRFALSLSVVR
- a CDS encoding LNS2 domain-containing protein, which gives rise to MTDSSGRPLAVFDLDNTLADTAHRQHFLRARPRDWAAFFAAAPGDPPMPEGVALVVDSARECEVVYLTGRPECCRRDTLEWLARHGLPGGRLYMRGNADRRPARFTKLEILRRLARDREVRLFVDDDELVCGDAERAGFTVVRARWAAKSAALEAAQEREGRT
- a CDS encoding extracellular solute-binding protein, with protein sequence MRRRLLALICITGSLVSACGMLPSAQKRETVTVWLMKGSASKQFLERFTEDFERTHKNLRLDIRIQEWTGIVEKVRTALKDDSGNGPDVIEVGNTQVPLYADGGRLVDLTLESMRDWGMEKWLPGLAQPGKDGNRQYGIPWYGANRVVIYRKDLFEQAGITRPPKNRDEWLADTGKLDSGGTQGIYLAGQDWYTLSGFIWDEGGDLAQEKDYEWKGTLDTPAALRGMDFYRRLQALGAGPVDADEEHPPQAGVFADGKVAQIVAVPGLARSIVQQNPDLKGKLGFFPVPGKTAARPGTVFTGGSDLVISQHTKDQFAATAVVGALTGAKWDTELARTMNYVPNKTTLAGAVAGEEGVAAMAAGAAHGRATPHTPQWADVEADNPIKKYMTRVLDGADPQTEARRASKKITEALAPDLG
- a CDS encoding dodecin; the protein is MTNHTYRVTEIVGTSHEGVDQAIRNGIARAGQTLRNLDWFEVTQVRGQIEDGRIEHYQVGLKVGFRIEDGD